One region of Vigna angularis cultivar LongXiaoDou No.4 chromosome 10, ASM1680809v1, whole genome shotgun sequence genomic DNA includes:
- the LOC108335576 gene encoding mitogen-activated protein kinase kinase kinase 20 — protein sequence MNWVRGESLGSGTFATVNIVVPANGSTRFPSPVAVKSSDSDNAGSLQHEKEIFDRLGSSPYIIKCFGHDHTVENGEEFYNVFLERATEGSLADQVKKHGGSLPEPFVRRCTRSIVEGLKHIHEQGFVHCDVKLQNVLVFDGEVKIADFGLAKEKGEKQGKCEFRGTPLFMSPESVNDNEYEPPADIWALGCAVVELVTGKPAWDVSNGSSIWSLMIRIGVGEELPKIPEELSEEGKDFLEKCFVKDPKNRWSAEMLLKHPFIKVDSFSFEKVHQPLPSPSPRSHFDFPDWASTVMASLPSSLDSDEHSGWSSSSESRLRQLVTDKTPENWSESDGWISVR from the coding sequence ATGAACTGGGTTCGCGGAGAATCACTCGGCAGTGGAACCTTCGCCACCGTCAACATCGTCGTCCCTGCTAACGGCTCCACTCGGTTCCCTTCTCCCGTCGCCGTCAAATCCTCTGATTCCGACAACGCGGGTTCGCTCCAACACGAAAAGGAGATATTCGATCGCCTTGGCTCTTCCCCTTACATCATCAAGTGTTTCGGCCACGATCACACCGTCGAGAACGGCGAGGAGTTCTACAACGTATTCCTCGAACGCGCCACCGAAGGGTCCCTCGCCGACCAGGTCAAGAAACACGGTGGAAGCCTCCCGGAGCCTTTCGTCCGGCGATGCACGAGGTCTATCGTGGAAGGGCTCAAACATATTCACGAGCAAGGTTTCGTTCACTGCGACGTGAAGCTTCAGAACGTTCTCGTTTTCGACGGCGAGGTGAAAATTGCGGACTTCGGGCTCGCCAAGGAGAAGGGGGAGAAACAAGGGAAGTGCGAGTTCAGGGGAACGCCATTGTTTATGTCGCCGGAATCGGTGAACGACAATGAATATGAGCCGCCGGCGGATATTTGGGCCCTGGGATGCGCCGTCGTGGAGTTGGTGACCGGAAAACCCGCGTGGGATGTTAGCAACGGTTCCAGTATTTGGTCATTGATGATTCGGATTGGAGTGGGAGAAGAATTGCCAAAGATTCCAGAAGAATTGTCGGAAGAGGGGAAGGACTTTTTGGAGAAGTGCTTTGTTAAGGATCCCAAGAACAGGTGGAGCGCTGAGATGCTTCTGAAGCACCCTTTCATCAAAGTTGACTCATTTTCGTTCGAGAAAGTTCATCAACCGTTACCGTCGCCGTCGCCGAGGTCCCACTTCGATTTTCCTGACTGGGCTTCCACCGTAATGGCTTCACTCCCGTCGTCCCTGGATTCCGATGAGCACTCTGGGTGGTCGAGTTCTTCGGAGAGTCGTCTCCGGCAGCTTGTCACCGATAAGACACCGGAGAATTGGTCAGAATCGGATGGCTGGATCAGCGTTAGGTGA
- the LOC108335376 gene encoding protein RALF-like 34: MASSLPLLTLSFSLALFLCFLFTHHGGVHAQIEESGLNLMSDALDWPTTMSLYDDLDEDEEEDVESGFSRRSLFWRRMKYYISYGALSANRIPCPPRSGRSYYTHNCYKARGPVHPYSRGCSVITRCRR, encoded by the coding sequence ATggcttcttctcttcctcttctcacCCTCTCCTTCTCCCTCGCTCTATTCCTATGCTTCCTCTTCACCCACCACGGTGGCGTCCACGCGCAGATCGAAGAGTCTGGCCTCAACCTCATGTCCGACGCGTTGGACTGGCCGACCACAATGTCACTCTACGATGATCTTGACGAAGACGAGGAAGAAGATGTCGAGAGCGGTTTTAGTCGGAGATCATTGTTCTGGCGTCGAATGAAGTACTACATCTCCTACGGTGCTCTTTCTGCCAACAGAATCCCGTGTCCTCCTCGTTCTGGAAGATCTTACTACACTCACAACTGCTACAAGGCGCGTGGACCCGTCCATCCCTACTCAAGGGGCTGCTCTGTCATCACGCGCTGCCGGAGATGA
- the LOC108335513 gene encoding transcription factor HEC1 — MDVDILKTSTSDTSMDMIMMMQMEKFPELCEPFYNNTTPLYPENEFLNSTTSTTSLPVFSNVNPNVITPPPTLINPPPPPSSNFVLQQPMTPPLQPNPSFSEKKNSVAAMREMIFRVAVMQPIHIDPESIKPPKRRNVKISKDPQSVAARHRRERISERIRILQRLVPGGTKMDTASMLDEAIHYVKFLKKQVQTLEQAGASRPLSVFGFPSTVSNNNVNYSSFMKSCQPCHMLGSAASKHMLS; from the coding sequence ATGGACGTGGACATACTCAAAACTTCCACGAGTGATACCAGCATGGACATGATCATGATGATGCAAATGGAAAAGTTCCCGGAGTTATGTGAGCCTTTTTATAACAACACCACTCCTCTCTACCCAGAAAACGAGTTCTTAAACTCCACCACCTCCACCACTTCACTACCTGTGTTCTCCAACGTTAACCCAAACGTTATAACTCCACCACCCACTTTGATCAATCCACCGCCACCACCTTCCTCTAATTTTGTTCTCCAACAACCCATGACACCTCCTCTACAACCCAACCCTTCGTTCTCGGAGAAGAAGAATTCCGTGGCGGCCATGAGGGAGATGATTTTCCGCGTAGCGGTGATGCAACCTATTCATATAGACCCTGAATCTATCAAGCCTCCCAAGAGAAGGAACGTGAAGATTTCGAAGGATCCGCAGAGTGTGGCAGCGAGGCACAGAAGGGAAAGGATTAGCGAGCGAATAAGGATCCTTCAGAGATTAGTCCCTGGTGGGACCAAAATGGACACGGCTTCTATGTTGGACGAAGCCATACACTACGTAAAGTTCTTGAAGAAACAAGTCCAGACGCTGGAACAAGCCGGAGCAAGTAGACCCTTGAGCGTTTTTGGCTTTCCTAGTACTGTGTCCAATAATAACGTTAATTATTCCTCCTTCATGAAGAGTTGCCAACCGTGTCATATGCTGGGTTCTGCAGCTTCTAAACACATGCtgagttga